From the genome of Mesorhizobium japonicum MAFF 303099, one region includes:
- a CDS encoding amidase: MTDASLHLVEATIDQLRRALDDGLVTSVELVAVYLRRIAHFDRHGISLNAVPVLNPKMFEEAAASDQRRREGAVLGPLDGIPYTAKDSYKVKGLTVASGSPAFEHLVANEDAFTIARLRAGGAVLIGLTNMPPMANGGMQRGLYGRAESPYNADYLTAAFASGSSNGSGTATAASFCAFGLGEETWSSGRAPATNNALVAYTPSRGVISVRGNWPLVPTMDVVVPHTRTMQDMLELLDVIVADDPQTRGDFWRAQPWVELPKSSELRPQRYTDLVLAGTLRGKRLGVPKMYIGRDREADKPIETRASVLALWEQAAAALRRLGAEVVEVDFPVVSNYERDRPGARTMVERGLVPPDFADREIWDLCIWGWDDFLRANADPALPDLASVDGPKIFPQPPGTLPDRYEGGFDLAEYVERAKSGVTPFRDIPTLEDGLKGLEATRRIDFEDWLDAQGIDAVVLPAAADVGPADADVNKASADLAWRNGTWVANGNLVWRHFGIPTVTVPMGTMADIGMPVGLTFAGKAYDDERLLRMAGDFERATQRRTSPPRTPELADDVFSGRSAKAGNGKSPPLTISLAAETRTSGGQYEIAITLDLPVEVVNTSIKVHVNGEAVAMHRSGTRFSGRALAPAAEHQRLHSVWRGSYGSIVTAVVRLEDGRTAGAYVVTGGIG; the protein is encoded by the coding sequence ATGACCGATGCCAGCCTTCATCTCGTCGAAGCGACGATCGACCAACTGCGCCGCGCGCTCGATGACGGCCTCGTCACCAGTGTCGAGCTGGTCGCGGTGTATCTCAGGCGGATCGCGCATTTCGACCGGCATGGCATCAGCCTCAACGCCGTCCCCGTGCTCAATCCCAAAATGTTCGAGGAGGCCGCCGCTTCCGACCAGCGGCGGCGCGAAGGCGCTGTGCTCGGGCCGCTCGACGGCATTCCCTACACCGCCAAGGACAGCTACAAGGTCAAAGGCCTGACGGTCGCCTCCGGCTCTCCGGCCTTCGAACATCTCGTCGCCAATGAGGACGCTTTCACCATCGCCCGGCTGCGCGCCGGCGGTGCTGTGCTGATCGGCCTCACCAACATGCCGCCAATGGCCAATGGCGGCATGCAGCGCGGTCTCTATGGCCGCGCCGAAAGCCCCTACAATGCCGATTACCTGACCGCCGCCTTCGCGTCGGGGTCGTCCAACGGATCCGGCACGGCGACGGCCGCCAGCTTCTGCGCCTTCGGGCTCGGCGAGGAGACCTGGTCGTCCGGCCGCGCCCCGGCCACCAACAATGCGTTGGTCGCCTACACGCCGTCGCGCGGCGTGATCTCGGTGCGCGGCAACTGGCCGCTGGTGCCGACCATGGATGTCGTCGTGCCGCACACGCGGACCATGCAAGACATGCTGGAGCTGCTCGACGTCATCGTCGCCGACGACCCGCAGACGCGGGGCGATTTCTGGCGCGCCCAGCCCTGGGTCGAACTGCCGAAGAGTTCTGAGCTGCGACCGCAACGCTACACCGATCTGGTGCTTGCCGGCACGCTGAGGGGCAAGCGGCTCGGCGTGCCAAAAATGTATATCGGCCGCGACAGAGAGGCCGATAAACCGATCGAGACCCGCGCCTCGGTGCTTGCGCTGTGGGAACAGGCGGCGGCGGCTCTACGCAGGCTTGGCGCGGAGGTGGTGGAGGTCGATTTTCCCGTCGTCTCCAATTACGAGCGCGACCGTCCCGGCGCCCGCACCATGGTCGAGCGCGGGCTGGTGCCGCCGGATTTCGCCGACCGCGAAATCTGGGATCTCTGCATCTGGGGCTGGGACGATTTCCTGCGCGCCAATGCCGACCCGGCCCTACCCGATCTCGCTTCGGTCGATGGCCCAAAGATTTTCCCGCAGCCGCCCGGCACATTGCCTGATCGTTACGAGGGTGGCTTCGACCTGGCGGAGTATGTCGAGCGCGCCAAATCCGGCGTCACGCCCTTCAGGGATATCCCGACGCTTGAAGACGGCCTGAAAGGGCTGGAAGCGACACGACGGATCGATTTCGAGGACTGGCTCGACGCCCAAGGCATCGACGCCGTGGTGCTGCCCGCCGCCGCCGATGTCGGCCCGGCCGACGCCGACGTCAACAAGGCGTCGGCGGACCTCGCCTGGCGCAACGGCACCTGGGTCGCTAACGGCAATCTGGTCTGGCGCCATTTCGGCATTCCGACCGTCACCGTGCCGATGGGTACCATGGCCGACATCGGCATGCCGGTCGGCCTGACCTTCGCCGGCAAGGCCTATGACGACGAAAGGCTGCTGCGCATGGCCGGCGATTTCGAGCGCGCCACCCAGCGCCGCACAAGCCCGCCGCGCACGCCCGAGCTGGCCGATGATGTGTTTTCAGGACGGAGCGCCAAGGCTGGCAACGGCAAATCGCCACCGCTGACAATTTCGCTTGCCGCCGAGACGCGGACTTCGGGCGGTCAGTACGAGATCGCGATCACACTCGACCTGCCGGTCGAGGTGGTGAACACCAGCATCAAGGTGCATGTCAATGGAGAGGCGGTGGCGATGCATCGAAGCGGCACGCGCTTCAGCGGGCGGGCGCTCGCGCCGGCCGCCGAGCATCAGCGCCTCCACAGCGTCTGGCGCGGCTCCTATGGCTCGATCGTGACGGCGGTGGTGCGGTTGGAAGATGGACGCACCGCCGGCGCCTATGTGGTTACCGGCGGGATCGGGTGA
- a CDS encoding CatB-related O-acetyltransferase — protein sequence MLGLRRAPKPEKIPLHASIGRRTLFYTKPSNIYGCDETSPLEIGAFCSIAEETLFLCRANHPTHFVSTFPFEVHMTNSIAAFDDLVVNGPTKIGNDVWIGRRAIILPGITIGDGAVVGAGSVVTKDVAPYAVVAGNPARFIRNRFTDDQIASLLAIRWWEWSDERIKAELPTFLGSIDAFIAANRAS from the coding sequence ATGCTCGGTCTTAGACGAGCGCCAAAGCCGGAAAAGATACCGCTGCACGCATCGATCGGGCGAAGAACGCTCTTTTACACGAAGCCCAGCAATATCTATGGCTGTGACGAGACCTCGCCGCTTGAGATAGGAGCGTTCTGCTCCATAGCGGAGGAGACGCTGTTCCTTTGCCGCGCCAATCATCCGACGCACTTCGTCTCGACTTTTCCATTTGAAGTTCACATGACAAATTCGATCGCGGCCTTTGATGACCTGGTGGTCAACGGGCCGACAAAAATCGGCAACGATGTCTGGATTGGACGACGCGCAATCATCCTGCCGGGAATAACCATTGGAGATGGTGCCGTTGTCGGAGCCGGCTCGGTCGTCACGAAGGACGTCGCACCCTACGCGGTCGTCGCGGGAAATCCCGCCAGGTTCATCCGGAACAGGTTTACGGATGACCAGATCGCGAGTTTGCTGGCGATTCGCTGGTGGGAGTGGAGCGACGAGAGGATCAAGGCCGAACTGCCGACCTTCCTTGGATCGATTGATGCCTTCATCGCCGCCAACCGTGCATCATAG
- a CDS encoding ThuA domain-containing protein, with translation MAKKALIAWGGWEGHTPERSANVIRALLQRNGFDVTLGQGTAMFADPQLSSFDLIVPAITMSTIEKAELQNLTAAVREGTGLGGFHGTMGDSFRNEPDYQFMTGGQWVAHPGNIIDYRVAITQPDDPITKGVGDFAYRSEQYYMHVDPSNEVLATTTFTDAHFPGIDGVVMPVVWKRRYGAGKVFYSSLGHTADEFAVPEMALIVERGLLWAARG, from the coding sequence ATGGCGAAGAAGGCTTTGATTGCCTGGGGTGGTTGGGAAGGCCACACGCCCGAACGCAGCGCCAACGTCATCCGCGCGCTGCTTCAGCGCAACGGTTTTGATGTCACGCTGGGCCAAGGCACGGCGATGTTCGCCGATCCGCAACTGTCTTCCTTCGATCTCATCGTGCCTGCCATCACCATGTCGACGATCGAAAAGGCCGAGCTGCAGAACCTGACCGCCGCGGTTCGCGAGGGAACAGGCCTCGGCGGCTTCCACGGCACGATGGGCGACAGTTTCCGCAACGAGCCCGACTATCAGTTCATGACCGGCGGCCAATGGGTCGCGCACCCCGGCAACATCATCGATTATCGTGTGGCGATCACGCAGCCCGACGACCCGATCACCAAAGGCGTCGGTGATTTCGCCTACCGGTCGGAGCAGTATTACATGCATGTCGATCCGAGCAACGAGGTACTGGCGACCACCACTTTCACCGACGCGCATTTCCCGGGCATCGATGGTGTCGTCATGCCGGTGGTCTGGAAGCGCAGATATGGCGCGGGAAAGGTTTTCTACAGTTCGCTCGGGCACACGGCGGACGAGTTCGCGGTGCCGGAAATGGCGCTGATTGTCGAGCGTGGTTTGCTTTGGGCGGCGCGGGGGTAG
- a CDS encoding LLM class flavin-dependent oxidoreductase — protein sequence MKKIGFLSFGHWTPSSQSQVRSASDALLQSIDLAVAAEQLGADGAYFRVHHFARQLASPFPLLAAVGAKTSRIEIGTAVIDMRYENPLYMAEDAGAADIIAGGRLQLGISRGSPEQVIDGWRYFGYQPQEGKSDADMARHHAEVFLDTLRGQGFAQPNPRPMFPNPPGLLRLEPHSEGLRERIWWGAATNATSEWAAKLGMNLQSSTLKFDESGKPFHIQQAEQIRIYREAWKAAGHEREPRVSVSRSIFALVDDRDRAYFGRGNESRDQIGFIEENTRAIFGRSYAAEPDVLIKELAQDEAIAEADTLLLTVPNQLGVDYNAHVIEAILTHVAPALGWR from the coding sequence ATGAAAAAAATCGGTTTTCTGTCATTCGGGCACTGGACGCCCTCGTCGCAATCGCAGGTGCGCTCGGCTTCCGACGCGCTGCTGCAATCCATCGATCTCGCCGTCGCGGCCGAGCAGCTCGGCGCTGACGGCGCCTATTTCCGGGTGCATCATTTCGCCCGCCAGCTCGCTTCGCCGTTCCCGCTGCTGGCGGCTGTCGGCGCCAAGACCAGCCGCATCGAGATCGGCACAGCGGTCATCGACATGCGCTATGAGAATCCGCTCTACATGGCCGAGGATGCGGGGGCAGCCGACATCATCGCCGGCGGGCGGCTGCAGCTCGGCATCAGCCGTGGCTCGCCCGAACAGGTGATCGATGGCTGGCGCTATTTCGGCTACCAGCCGCAGGAAGGCAAAAGCGACGCCGACATGGCGCGGCATCACGCCGAGGTTTTTCTCGACACGCTGCGCGGCCAAGGCTTCGCCCAACCCAATCCACGGCCAATGTTCCCCAACCCGCCCGGCCTGCTTCGGCTCGAGCCGCATTCTGAAGGCCTGCGCGAGCGCATCTGGTGGGGCGCTGCCACCAACGCCACCTCGGAATGGGCGGCCAAGCTCGGCATGAATCTGCAGAGCTCGACGCTGAAGTTCGACGAGAGCGGCAAGCCCTTCCACATCCAGCAGGCCGAGCAGATCCGGATCTACCGTGAGGCCTGGAAGGCGGCCGGCCACGAGCGCGAGCCGCGCGTCTCGGTCAGCCGCAGCATCTTCGCGCTGGTCGACGATCGCGACCGCGCCTATTTCGGCCGCGGCAATGAGAGCCGCGACCAGATCGGCTTCATCGAGGAGAATACGCGGGCGATCTTCGGCCGCAGCTACGCCGCCGAGCCCGACGTGCTGATCAAGGAATTGGCGCAGGACGAGGCGATCGCCGAGGCCGATACGCTGCTGCTCACCGTGCCCAACCAGCTCGGCGTCGACTACAACGCCCATGTCATCGAGGCGATCCTGACCCATGTGGCGCCCGCCCTGGGCTGGCGCTGA
- a CDS encoding CaiB/BaiF CoA transferase family protein, with translation MLKGTRIIEIEALGPAPFAGMLLADLGADVIVVHRKQAPMPGLPERSLLDRGKRSIALDLRDAGDVAVLMHLIATADGLIEGFRPGVMERLGLGPDACLAVSPKLVYGRMTGWGQHGPLARTAGHDMNYTGVSGALWYASLPGEPPMAPPTLTGDIGGGALYLVIGMLAGIMNARAGGPGTVVDAAIVDGSAHMMNLLMVLGQSGGLVAERGQSLLDGPHWCRVYRSADGGFISVQCIEPKFYTLFLDRLGLAADPRFAKQFDRDLWPELGSRLAAIFAAKPRDEWTSLFEGSDACVSPVLSPWEAAQHPHMAARGSWLAVDGVLQAAAAPRFSGWAQKTPAKGPARDEHGAEIRAELADPGTAVEISPFQAAEIYHWLPGPTLA, from the coding sequence ATGCTGAAGGGGACGCGTATCATCGAGATCGAGGCGCTCGGGCCGGCGCCCTTCGCCGGCATGTTGCTCGCCGATCTCGGCGCCGATGTCATCGTCGTCCACCGCAAGCAGGCGCCCATGCCGGGCCTGCCCGAACGCTCGCTGCTCGATCGCGGCAAGCGCTCCATCGCGCTCGACCTCAGGGATGCCGGCGATGTCGCCGTGCTGATGCACCTCATCGCCACCGCAGACGGCCTGATCGAGGGATTCCGGCCCGGCGTCATGGAGCGCCTCGGCCTCGGCCCGGATGCCTGCCTGGCGGTCAGCCCAAAGCTGGTCTACGGCCGCATGACCGGCTGGGGCCAGCACGGCCCCCTCGCCCGCACCGCCGGGCATGACATGAACTATACCGGCGTGTCGGGCGCGCTCTGGTACGCCTCCTTGCCGGGCGAGCCGCCCATGGCGCCGCCGACGCTCACCGGCGACATAGGCGGCGGCGCGCTCTATCTGGTGATCGGCATGCTGGCCGGCATCATGAATGCGCGGGCCGGCGGCCCGGGCACCGTGGTCGACGCGGCCATCGTCGACGGCTCGGCCCACATGATGAACCTGCTGATGGTGCTCGGCCAGTCCGGCGGGCTCGTCGCCGAACGCGGTCAAAGCCTTCTCGACGGTCCGCATTGGTGCCGCGTTTACCGCTCAGCCGACGGCGGCTTCATCAGCGTCCAGTGCATCGAGCCGAAATTCTATACGCTGTTTCTCGACAGGCTCGGCCTCGCCGCCGATCCGCGATTCGCCAAGCAATTCGACCGCGATCTCTGGCCGGAGCTCGGCAGCCGGCTGGCGGCGATCTTTGCAGCTAAACCGCGCGACGAATGGACCAGCCTGTTCGAAGGCTCGGATGCCTGCGTCTCCCCGGTGCTCAGTCCATGGGAAGCAGCCCAGCATCCGCACATGGCCGCGCGCGGCTCGTGGCTGGCGGTGGACGGCGTCCTGCAGGCAGCCGCCGCTCCGCGCTTTTCCGGATGGGCGCAAAAGACGCCGGCGAAAGGTCCCGCGCGCGACGAACATGGCGCCGAGATTCGCGCGGAATTGGCGGACCCAGGTACAGCCGTTGAAATCAGCCCGTTTCAGGCTGCTGAAATTTACCATTGGCTGCCCGGCCCGACACTGGCTTGA
- a CDS encoding aldehyde dehydrogenase family protein, giving the protein MTLSFDPRAKATTLYHGEFRPMFIGGKWVAAQSGQEMQALNPATGEVLTTVPRGGAADVDAAVAAARAAFEGPWSKFSPYERQCVLLRIADLFETHWEELSVSDTLDMGLPITRTLANRRRVIGMLRFYGGMATALHGEAIDNSIPGEIVSFTRREPVGVVGAIIPWNAPTAASIWKIAPALATGCTIVLKPSEEASLTPLLIARLMQEAGVPDGVVNIVTGTGAEAGARLAEHPDVNKIVFTGSTLTGQAIARAGVTNLKRVSLELGGKSPIIVCRDADIDKAVPVAAMAVFVHSGQICIAGSRLFVAREIHDEFVRRVAEFAGRLRIGHGIEAETEIGPLINARQAGKVEGYIKAGSDEGAKLVAGGSRLTGALYDGGNFIAPTVFGSVSDKMTIAREEIFGPVISAMPFDTLDEVVARANATPYGLAAGIFTTHLGTAHKLARRIRAGSVWVNMYHAIDPAVPFGGMKMSGYGREGGIEHLHEYLETKSVWIQTD; this is encoded by the coding sequence GCGCTGAACCCGGCGACGGGCGAGGTGCTGACCACGGTGCCGCGCGGCGGGGCCGCCGATGTTGACGCTGCGGTGGCCGCCGCACGTGCGGCCTTCGAAGGGCCGTGGTCGAAATTCTCGCCCTATGAACGGCAATGCGTGCTGTTGCGCATCGCCGATCTGTTCGAGACGCATTGGGAAGAACTCAGCGTTTCCGACACGCTCGACATGGGGCTGCCGATCACCCGCACGCTGGCCAACCGGCGCCGCGTTATCGGCATGCTGCGCTTCTATGGCGGCATGGCGACGGCGCTGCATGGCGAGGCGATCGACAATTCGATCCCTGGCGAGATCGTCTCCTTCACAAGGCGCGAGCCGGTGGGTGTCGTCGGTGCGATCATCCCCTGGAACGCGCCGACCGCCGCCTCGATCTGGAAGATCGCACCGGCGCTGGCGACAGGCTGCACCATCGTGCTGAAGCCCTCCGAGGAGGCGTCGCTGACGCCGCTGCTGATCGCGCGTCTGATGCAGGAAGCCGGCGTGCCCGACGGCGTCGTCAACATCGTCACCGGCACCGGGGCGGAGGCCGGCGCGCGGCTCGCCGAACATCCCGACGTCAACAAGATCGTCTTCACCGGTTCGACGCTGACCGGACAGGCGATCGCGCGGGCGGGTGTGACCAATCTTAAACGGGTTTCGCTGGAACTCGGCGGCAAGTCGCCGATCATCGTCTGCCGCGACGCCGACATCGACAAGGCCGTTCCGGTCGCGGCGATGGCGGTGTTCGTGCATTCGGGCCAGATCTGCATCGCCGGCTCGCGGCTTTTCGTGGCGCGTGAAATCCACGACGAGTTCGTGCGCCGCGTCGCGGAATTCGCTGGCAGGCTGCGCATCGGCCACGGCATCGAGGCGGAAACCGAAATCGGGCCGCTGATCAATGCCAGGCAGGCCGGCAAGGTGGAAGGCTATATCAAGGCCGGCAGTGACGAGGGCGCGAAACTGGTCGCCGGCGGCTCGCGGCTGACGGGCGCGCTTTATGACGGCGGCAACTTCATCGCGCCGACCGTCTTCGGTTCGGTATCGGACAAGATGACCATTGCACGCGAGGAGATTTTCGGGCCGGTCATTTCGGCCATGCCCTTCGACACGCTCGATGAGGTCGTGGCGCGCGCCAATGCGACGCCTTATGGGCTGGCGGCCGGCATCTTCACCACGCATCTGGGCACCGCGCACAAACTGGCGCGCCGCATCAGGGCCGGCTCGGTCTGGGTCAACATGTACCATGCCATCGACCCGGCGGTGCCGTTCGGCGGCATGAAGATGTCCGGCTATGGCCGCGAAGGCGGCATCGAGCATCTGCATGAGTATCTGGAGACCAAGTCAGTCTGGATCCAGACCGACTGA